In the Sphingomonas sp. LM7 genome, one interval contains:
- a CDS encoding peptidylprolyl isomerase translates to MLNSFRRFTKSRFGLIAVFVFLAVIALAFAAGDITGVRSGTGGPSGSVVAQVGDRKITDREVRERIDLFLRNLQREGQNVTMEQFLAQGGLELALDEMINSASLVAFGKESGMQVSKKLIDGEIASNPSFYGLDGKFSQKQFEDLLGQNRISPVAFREGMTNDRYGSWLLNRATLGNQIPDGVLLPYASLLLERRAGIVGLVSTIAMDPGADPDDKTLTAWYNGKRARYMVPERRIVRYAIVKPDALKARTTPTEAEIADAYKKAGNRFAATEKRNVRQLVALDQATANRVAGEVKGGKTLAAAATAAGLEPTNFEGVEKPALARQTAPAVADAAFAAAQGSVAGPVRSPLGWHVLVVEKVEQVAAKTLDQARPELATEIGARKLAQVIGDLRQSVEDGVGDGKTFDEAIADAKLTAERSPALTAAGANPEDPNFKPDPAIVPVMRAAFTFEQAGDEPQVVPIAPDGSFALVGLERIVAAAPRPLAQIRERVVKDYLVEQALTKARAAATAMIAKLEKGVPMQQALTEAGVTKGPPPKAFDFKRSEVLGPNMAPYLQMAFSMAPKKAKLVEGPNREGYYVVYLDKVEEHSAAGDPAAMQRVRGDIAPQIGPEFARQFIASIRNHVKVTRNDKAIAQLRAELTRSGSAR, encoded by the coding sequence ATGCTCAATTCCTTCCGCCGCTTCACCAAGTCGCGCTTCGGCCTGATCGCGGTGTTCGTGTTCCTCGCGGTGATCGCGCTGGCATTCGCCGCAGGTGATATCACCGGCGTCCGCAGCGGCACGGGGGGTCCCAGCGGCAGCGTCGTGGCGCAGGTCGGCGACCGCAAGATCACCGATCGCGAAGTGCGCGAGCGGATCGACCTGTTCCTGCGCAACCTCCAGCGCGAGGGCCAGAACGTCACGATGGAGCAGTTCCTGGCCCAGGGCGGGCTGGAGCTCGCGCTCGACGAGATGATCAACAGCGCGTCGCTCGTCGCGTTCGGCAAGGAATCGGGAATGCAGGTCAGCAAGAAGCTGATCGACGGCGAAATCGCCAGCAACCCCTCGTTCTATGGGCTCGACGGCAAGTTCAGCCAGAAGCAGTTCGAGGACCTTCTCGGGCAGAACCGCATTTCGCCGGTCGCTTTCCGTGAGGGCATGACCAACGACCGCTACGGCAGCTGGCTGCTCAATCGCGCCACGCTGGGCAACCAGATCCCCGATGGCGTGCTGCTGCCCTATGCCTCGCTGCTGCTCGAGCGCCGCGCCGGCATTGTCGGCCTCGTCTCGACGATCGCGATGGACCCCGGCGCCGACCCCGACGACAAGACGCTGACTGCCTGGTACAACGGCAAGCGCGCCCGCTACATGGTGCCCGAGCGCCGCATCGTCCGCTACGCGATCGTCAAGCCAGATGCGCTCAAGGCGCGCACCACCCCTACCGAGGCCGAGATCGCCGACGCCTACAAGAAGGCCGGCAATCGCTTCGCCGCGACCGAAAAGCGCAATGTCCGCCAGCTGGTGGCGCTCGACCAGGCGACCGCCAATCGCGTCGCCGGTGAGGTCAAGGGCGGCAAGACGCTCGCGGCCGCCGCGACGGCCGCCGGGCTCGAACCCACCAATTTCGAAGGCGTCGAAAAGCCGGCGCTTGCCCGCCAGACGGCGCCCGCCGTCGCCGACGCGGCCTTTGCCGCTGCGCAGGGCAGCGTCGCCGGCCCGGTCCGCTCGCCGCTCGGCTGGCACGTCCTCGTCGTCGAGAAGGTCGAGCAGGTCGCTGCCAAGACGCTCGACCAGGCACGTCCCGAGCTCGCCACCGAGATCGGCGCGCGCAAGCTCGCCCAGGTGATCGGCGATCTCCGCCAGTCGGTCGAGGACGGCGTGGGCGACGGCAAGACCTTCGACGAAGCGATTGCCGATGCCAAGCTGACCGCCGAGCGCTCGCCCGCGCTCACCGCGGCCGGCGCCAACCCCGAAGATCCCAACTTTAAGCCTGATCCAGCGATCGTCCCGGTGATGCGCGCAGCCTTCACCTTCGAACAGGCCGGCGACGAGCCGCAGGTCGTGCCGATCGCTCCCGACGGCAGCTTCGCCCTGGTCGGCCTCGAGCGCATCGTCGCTGCCGCCCCGCGCCCGCTCGCCCAGATCCGCGAGCGCGTCGTGAAGGACTATCTCGTCGAACAGGCGCTGACCAAGGCGCGCGCCGCCGCCACTGCGATGATCGCCAAGCTCGAAAAGGGCGTGCCGATGCAGCAGGCGCTGACCGAAGCCGGGGTCACCAAGGGTCCTCCGCCCAAGGCGTTCGACTTCAAGCGCTCGGAAGTGCTCGGCCCCAACATGGCGCCGTACCTCCAGATGGCGTTCAGCATGGCACCCAAAAAGGCCAAGCTGGTCGAGGGACCGAACCGCGAAGGCTATTATGTCGTCTATCTCGACAAGGTCGAGGAGCACAGCGCCGCGGGCGATCCCGCCGCGATGCAGCGCGTGCGCGGCGACATCGCCCCGCAGATCGGCCCCGAGTTTGCGCGCCAGTTCATCGCGTCGATCCGCAATCACGTGAAGGTAACGCGCAACGACAAGGCGATTGCCCAGCTCCGCGCCGAACTGACTCGCTCGGGCTCGGCACGCTGA
- a CDS encoding MFS transporter: protein MQAAHPRLTLVACILASSLAFIDGSVTNVALPAIGADLNATPAELQWTINAYLLPLSALLPIGGAAGDHFGRRKLLVLGIAIFTLASIACAVAADLTLLLVARAAQGIGAAILLPNSLATLGHAFTGEARGKAIGTWAGVGAIAGAVGPPLGGWLVDAIGWRAIFYVNVPVAAAAIFIALRYVEESAEGELPLDLPGALAATVALGAITWALTLWSSQHAFGATVAIGLAAGLIAAALFLWIEHHRGARAMMPFAMFGSRAFAGLTLLTFLLYGALGGVLLLLPFVLIEAAGYTALQAGLALLPMPLGMGLASRVMGKLTARVGPRWPLSIGAFIVAIGFALLVLVDDGAPYWTSVFPGCLVIAIGMSSVAAPLTTAVLASVDDTHSGTASGFNSAVARTGGLIATAIAGAIIASAGRELITAFHGGALVGAGLAAASGLTALLTLGAIRKATPQPE from the coding sequence ATGCAGGCCGCGCACCCCAGGCTCACTCTCGTCGCGTGCATTCTCGCGTCGAGCCTCGCCTTCATCGACGGATCGGTCACCAATGTCGCGCTGCCGGCGATCGGCGCGGACCTGAACGCGACCCCGGCCGAGCTGCAATGGACGATCAACGCCTATCTGCTGCCGCTCTCGGCGCTGCTGCCGATCGGCGGCGCGGCGGGGGACCATTTCGGCCGGCGCAAGCTGCTCGTCCTCGGCATTGCGATCTTCACGCTCGCCTCGATCGCCTGCGCGGTCGCCGCAGACCTGACGCTGCTGCTCGTAGCCCGGGCGGCGCAGGGCATCGGTGCGGCGATCCTGCTGCCCAACAGCCTGGCGACGCTCGGCCACGCCTTTACCGGTGAGGCGCGCGGCAAGGCGATCGGCACCTGGGCGGGCGTCGGCGCGATCGCCGGCGCGGTCGGCCCGCCGCTCGGCGGCTGGCTGGTCGACGCGATCGGCTGGCGCGCGATCTTCTACGTCAACGTGCCCGTCGCGGCCGCGGCGATCTTCATCGCGCTGCGCTATGTCGAGGAAAGCGCCGAGGGCGAATTGCCGCTCGACTTGCCGGGCGCGCTCGCCGCCACCGTCGCGCTCGGCGCAATCACCTGGGCACTTACCCTGTGGTCGAGCCAGCACGCGTTCGGTGCGACCGTCGCGATCGGCCTCGCCGCCGGGCTGATCGCCGCGGCCCTGTTCCTGTGGATCGAGCATCATCGCGGCGCGCGGGCGATGATGCCCTTCGCGATGTTCGGCTCGCGCGCCTTTGCCGGGCTGACCTTGCTCACTTTCCTGCTCTACGGCGCGCTGGGCGGGGTGCTGCTGCTGCTCCCCTTCGTCCTGATCGAGGCGGCAGGCTATACTGCGCTCCAGGCCGGGCTCGCCTTGCTGCCGATGCCGCTCGGCATGGGGCTGGCCTCGCGGGTGATGGGAAAACTTACCGCGCGGGTCGGCCCGCGCTGGCCGCTCAGCATCGGCGCATTCATCGTCGCGATCGGCTTTGCGCTGCTCGTGCTGGTCGATGACGGCGCGCCCTATTGGACCTCGGTCTTCCCCGGCTGCCTGGTCATCGCGATCGGGATGTCGAGCGTCGCCGCGCCGCTCACCACTGCGGTACTCGCCTCGGTCGACGACACCCATAGCGGCACCGCTTCGGGCTTCAACAGCGCCGTCGCGCGCACCGGCGGGCTGATCGCCACTGCGATCGCCGGCGCCATCATCGCCAGCGCCGGACGCGAGCTGATCACGGCCTTCCATGGCGGCGCGCTGGTCGGCGCCGGCCTCGCCGCCGCGTCGGGCCTTACTGCATTGCTGACGCTCGGCGCGATCAGGAAAGCGACGCCGCAGCCCGAATGA
- the tpiA gene encoding triose-phosphate isomerase has protein sequence MRRKLVAGNWKMHGLKAQLGEVEAIAAAAAANPAVDVALCVPFTLIAPAVAVAGTLPIGAQDVHEGDKGAHTGCISAAMLREAGATLTIVGHSERRADQHETSHDAWAKAAAARRGGLQVILCCGETEAERDAGRAERIVQSQIEKSLPDGASPDWLTLAYEPRWAIGTGKTPTLEDIAAIHAIARAKLRMMVGDAAAGIRILYGGSVTGANAAEILAVDNVDGALVGGASLTAEKFVPIIRAAASLS, from the coding sequence ATGCGCCGCAAGCTGGTTGCCGGAAACTGGAAGATGCACGGGCTCAAGGCGCAGCTGGGCGAAGTCGAGGCGATTGCCGCGGCGGCCGCGGCGAACCCGGCAGTCGATGTCGCGCTGTGCGTGCCGTTCACGCTGATCGCGCCGGCCGTGGCAGTGGCGGGCACGCTGCCGATCGGCGCCCAGGACGTGCATGAAGGCGACAAGGGCGCCCATACCGGCTGCATCTCGGCGGCGATGCTGCGCGAGGCGGGCGCGACGCTGACGATCGTCGGCCATTCGGAGCGCCGCGCCGACCAGCACGAGACCAGCCATGACGCCTGGGCCAAGGCGGCAGCGGCGCGGCGCGGCGGGCTTCAGGTGATCCTGTGCTGCGGCGAGACCGAAGCCGAGCGTGATGCCGGCCGCGCCGAGCGGATCGTCCAGTCGCAGATCGAGAAGTCGCTGCCCGACGGCGCCTCGCCCGACTGGCTGACGCTCGCCTATGAGCCGCGCTGGGCGATCGGCACCGGCAAGACTCCGACGCTGGAGGACATTGCGGCGATCCATGCCATCGCCCGCGCCAAGCTGCGGATGATGGTGGGCGACGCTGCCGCCGGGATCCGCATCCTCTATGGCGGATCGGTGACCGGCGCGAATGCGGCGGAAATCCTGGCGGTGGACAATGTCGACGGCGCGCTGGTCGGCGGGGCGAGCCTGACCGCGGAGAAGTTCGTGCCGATCATTCGGGCTGCGGCGTCGCTTTCCTGA
- a CDS encoding alpha/beta hydrolase family protein — protein sequence MIVRLLVFLLTLSPALPAAAGTIEHHRIDSASLRGNPAGLASVRGVTVYLPDGYAAGTRRLPVLYYLSGFFEDDRAPYTTNGAQALFDRAIAERVIGDVIIVTADFTTPAGGSWYVNSAATGNWDDFMVRELVPWIDGRYRTLARPQSRGVAGDRMGGHGAIRFGMRHPEIFGAVYALHPIGTGPGLQTMFSRPDWALLARAKSIEDLRGDGFSLIFTSIFQAHLADPVPPLRFAAPASLTDGRLSIDAARTERLNASFFLERQVPLYADNLKRLRGLMFDWARGDPNADHIVSNQAFTRVLDAFGVPYEAEEYRGGWGDRRWGNGGRIYTEMLPFFARTLVFER from the coding sequence ATGATCGTCCGTCTGCTGGTCTTTCTCCTGACGCTGTCGCCCGCGCTTCCCGCCGCTGCGGGGACGATCGAGCACCACCGCATCGATTCCGCCAGCCTGCGCGGCAATCCGGCCGGATTGGCGAGTGTCCGCGGCGTCACCGTCTATCTGCCCGATGGCTATGCGGCGGGCACGCGGCGGCTGCCCGTGCTCTATTATCTGTCGGGCTTCTTCGAGGACGACCGCGCGCCCTACACCACCAATGGCGCGCAGGCGCTGTTCGACCGCGCCATCGCCGAGCGCGTGATCGGCGACGTCATCATCGTCACCGCCGACTTCACCACCCCGGCCGGCGGAAGCTGGTACGTCAATTCGGCGGCGACCGGGAATTGGGACGACTTCATGGTGCGCGAGCTCGTCCCCTGGATCGATGGCCGCTACCGCACGCTGGCGCGGCCGCAATCGCGCGGCGTCGCCGGCGACCGGATGGGCGGGCACGGCGCGATCCGCTTCGGCATGCGGCATCCGGAGATATTCGGCGCAGTCTATGCGCTTCACCCGATCGGCACCGGCCCCGGGCTGCAGACGATGTTCTCGCGGCCCGACTGGGCGTTGCTGGCGCGGGCCAAATCGATCGAGGATCTGCGTGGCGACGGGTTCTCGCTGATCTTCACGTCGATCTTCCAGGCGCACCTAGCGGATCCCGTCCCGCCGCTGCGTTTCGCGGCGCCGGCGAGCCTCACCGATGGCCGGCTAAGCATCGATGCGGCGCGCACCGAGCGGCTCAACGCCAGCTTCTTCCTCGAGCGCCAGGTCCCGCTCTACGCCGACAATCTCAAGCGGCTCCGCGGCTTGATGTTCGATTGGGCGCGCGGCGACCCGAATGCCGATCACATCGTTTCCAACCAGGCATTCACCCGTGTGCTCGATGCGTTCGGCGTGCCCTATGAGGCCGAGGAATATCGCGGCGGCTGGGGCGATCGGCGTTGGGGGAATGGCGGGCGGATCTATACCGAGATGCTGCCGTTTTTCGCGAGGACGCTCGTTTTCGAACGCTAA
- a CDS encoding bifunctional diguanylate cyclase/phosphodiesterase, with protein sequence MHRRALPAVSIETDQSRAILVAQFHALRNQVPLMYAMMFVDAAFLSFASHGTVSLWWSLGMPAALAVLSAGRALFWLRRRTITPEHDRIPRYLLGTTIVAAVLSLGFGGWGLFLYAEADLMRRACIALYIFIGAISCCYCLQALPRAGHAVLVFGALPVTLCLIFSDDWFLRGLGFNIVIVATVVLRMLRNSHAGFVEVLLSRSDMATEKRRAQGAEQRAHQLAYHDPLTGLPNRRALAEALETHMARAGDGERHGLLIIDLDRFKSINDVHGHHAGDQLLRDVAARLSAIVAEQGVSYRLGGDEFAVVVDADGEGARRIANAIVHAMRKPFAGPDLVHHIGASVGISLYPEDALDRETLMRRADIALYKAKQSGRGQLCAFEPMLDAEIRRRAEIERELREAMANDAFAPHYQPIVDLKTGVVVGYELLARWQRPCGEEIGPDLFIPIAEECGLINELMIRLLRRACRETRDWGVGIAINVSPTQLKDPWFSQKVLAVLTRERFPAPRLTIEITENALIADADSAQQTIASLKNQGIQLALDDFGTGYSSLKHLQMLPFDRLKIDRSFVTAMERDPSALRLVHAIITLAGTLGLPVVAEGIESASTAQTLVGLGCAMGQGFYYGYPMSMEDAEAAARAQLA encoded by the coding sequence ATGCATCGACGAGCGCTTCCTGCCGTTTCGATCGAGACCGATCAGAGTCGCGCGATTCTGGTCGCGCAGTTCCATGCGCTGCGGAATCAGGTGCCGCTGATGTACGCGATGATGTTCGTCGATGCGGCGTTCCTGAGTTTCGCCTCGCACGGCACCGTGAGCCTGTGGTGGAGCCTTGGCATGCCCGCCGCGCTGGCAGTGCTCTCCGCCGGGCGCGCGTTGTTCTGGCTGCGGCGCCGCACGATCACGCCCGAGCACGACCGGATCCCGCGCTACCTGCTGGGCACCACCATCGTCGCCGCAGTGCTGAGCCTGGGCTTTGGCGGCTGGGGGCTGTTCCTCTACGCCGAGGCGGATCTGATGCGCCGCGCGTGCATCGCGCTCTATATCTTCATCGGCGCGATCAGCTGCTGCTACTGCCTCCAGGCGCTGCCGCGGGCGGGACATGCGGTGCTGGTGTTCGGTGCGTTGCCCGTCACCTTGTGCCTGATCTTTTCCGACGACTGGTTCCTGCGCGGGCTGGGCTTCAACATCGTCATCGTCGCCACGGTGGTGCTGCGGATGCTGCGGAACAGCCATGCCGGATTCGTCGAAGTGTTGTTGTCGCGTTCCGACATGGCGACCGAGAAGCGCCGTGCGCAGGGGGCGGAGCAGCGCGCGCACCAGCTAGCCTATCACGATCCGCTGACCGGACTGCCCAACCGCCGCGCGCTTGCCGAGGCGCTGGAGACGCATATGGCGCGGGCGGGCGACGGCGAGCGCCACGGGTTGCTCATCATCGATCTCGATCGCTTCAAGTCGATCAACGACGTGCATGGTCATCATGCCGGCGACCAGTTGCTGCGCGACGTCGCGGCGCGGCTCAGCGCCATCGTCGCCGAGCAGGGCGTTAGCTATCGCCTGGGCGGCGACGAGTTCGCCGTGGTCGTCGATGCCGACGGGGAAGGCGCGCGGCGGATCGCCAATGCGATCGTCCATGCGATGCGCAAGCCCTTTGCCGGCCCCGACCTGGTCCACCACATCGGCGCGAGCGTCGGCATATCGCTGTATCCCGAAGATGCGCTGGATCGCGAGACGCTGATGCGCCGCGCCGACATCGCCCTCTACAAGGCCAAGCAGTCCGGACGCGGGCAGCTGTGCGCGTTCGAGCCGATGCTCGATGCGGAAATCCGGCGTCGCGCCGAGATCGAGCGTGAGTTGCGCGAGGCGATGGCGAACGATGCCTTTGCCCCGCATTACCAGCCGATCGTCGATCTCAAGACCGGCGTCGTCGTCGGCTATGAGCTGCTCGCACGCTGGCAGCGGCCGTGCGGCGAGGAGATCGGACCCGACCTGTTCATCCCGATCGCCGAAGAATGCGGGTTGATCAACGAGCTGATGATCCGGCTGCTGCGCCGCGCTTGTCGCGAGACGCGCGACTGGGGCGTGGGGATTGCGATCAACGTCTCGCCGACGCAGCTCAAGGATCCGTGGTTCAGCCAGAAGGTGCTGGCAGTGCTGACTCGCGAACGCTTTCCGGCGCCGCGGCTGACGATCGAGATCACCGAGAACGCGCTGATCGCCGACGCGGACAGCGCGCAGCAGACCATCGCCTCGCTCAAGAACCAGGGCATCCAGCTGGCGCTCGACGATTTCGGCACCGGCTATTCGTCGCTCAAGCATCTCCAGATGCTGCCGTTCGACAGGCTCAAGATCGACCGCTCGTTCGTCACGGCGATGGAGCGCGACCCGAGCGCGCTACGGCTGGTCCATGCGATCATCACCCTGGCCGGCACGCTCGGCCTGCCAGTGGTGGCGGAAGGCATCGAATCCGCCTCCACCGCGCAGACCCTCGTCGGGCTGGGCTGCGCGATGGGGCAGGGCTTTTATTACGGCTACCCGATGTCGATGGAAGATGCCGAGGCTGCGGCGCGGGCTCAGCTCGCGTAG
- the trpE gene encoding anthranilate synthase component I, whose product MTEGVEAARAALAAGRPALLWRRQVADTETPVAVALKLIEQGRGDFLLESVEGGSVRGRHSLIGLAPDLVFRATGAEAAVNPHWLTDREAFAPCPEPTLEALRGLVQSCRMDVPAELPRALACLVGYFSYETVGLVEKLPRPAENPIGVPDMMFVRPTVILIFDRLADTLFLVAPVWPDDARDPETLIEAAAERIDATAARLATAALPAPVRAAPGDIALTPVLAPGRYGEMVARAKDYIAAGDIFQVVLAQRFTTPFTLPPFELYRALRRVNPSPFLYHLDLPGFALTGSSPEILVRARDGEITIRPIAGTRPRGKTAAEDEANRTSLLADPKERAEHLMLLDLGRNDVGRAAEAGSVRVTDSYTVEFYSHVMHIVSNVVGKLRPGSDALDALFAGFPAGTVSGAPKVRACQIIAELEQETRGPYAGGVGYFSPDGSMDSCIVLRTALVKDGVMHVQAGAGIVADSDPAYEQRECEAKAGALFAAAREAVARASEAGFGQ is encoded by the coding sequence GTGACTGAAGGCGTCGAAGCCGCACGGGCGGCGCTCGCCGCCGGCCGGCCGGCGCTGCTCTGGCGCCGTCAGGTCGCCGACACCGAGACGCCGGTGGCCGTCGCGCTCAAGCTGATCGAGCAGGGGCGAGGCGACTTCCTGCTCGAATCGGTCGAGGGTGGATCGGTGCGCGGGCGCCACAGCCTGATCGGGCTCGCACCGGACCTCGTGTTCCGCGCGACCGGCGCCGAAGCCGCGGTCAACCCGCACTGGCTAACCGATCGCGAGGCGTTCGCACCCTGCCCCGAGCCGACGCTCGAGGCTCTGCGCGGCCTGGTTCAGAGCTGCCGGATGGACGTGCCCGCGGAGCTGCCGCGCGCGCTGGCCTGCCTCGTCGGCTATTTCAGCTACGAGACCGTCGGACTGGTCGAGAAGCTGCCGCGGCCGGCCGAGAACCCGATCGGCGTTCCCGACATGATGTTCGTGCGGCCGACCGTGATCCTGATCTTCGATCGGCTGGCCGACACGCTGTTCCTCGTCGCGCCGGTCTGGCCCGACGACGCACGCGATCCGGAAACGCTGATCGAGGCCGCAGCCGAACGCATCGACGCCACCGCCGCGCGCCTTGCCACCGCCGCGCTGCCCGCGCCGGTCCGCGCCGCGCCGGGCGATATCGCGCTCACCCCGGTGCTCGCGCCGGGCCGCTATGGCGAGATGGTCGCCCGCGCCAAGGACTATATCGCCGCAGGGGACATCTTCCAGGTGGTGCTCGCCCAGCGCTTCACCACCCCCTTCACATTGCCGCCGTTCGAGCTTTACCGCGCGCTGCGCCGGGTGAACCCTTCGCCCTTCCTCTACCATCTCGACTTGCCGGGCTTCGCGCTGACCGGATCGAGCCCCGAGATCCTCGTCCGCGCCCGCGATGGCGAAATCACCATCCGCCCGATCGCCGGCACCCGCCCGCGCGGCAAGACCGCGGCAGAGGACGAAGCCAACCGCACCAGCCTGCTCGCCGATCCCAAGGAGCGCGCCGAGCATCTGATGCTGCTCGACCTCGGCCGCAACGATGTCGGCCGCGCCGCCGAAGCCGGCAGCGTCCGGGTGACCGACAGCTACACGGTCGAATTCTACAGCCACGTCATGCACATCGTCTCGAACGTGGTCGGCAAGCTGCGGCCCGGCAGCGACGCACTGGATGCGCTGTTCGCGGGCTTTCCCGCCGGGACGGTCAGCGGCGCCCCCAAGGTCCGCGCCTGCCAGATCATCGCCGAACTCGAGCAGGAGACGCGCGGACCCTACGCCGGCGGCGTCGGCTATTTCTCGCCAGACGGATCGATGGACAGCTGCATCGTGCTGCGCACTGCGCTGGTGAAGGACGGCGTCATGCACGTTCAGGCCGGTGCCGGAATCGTAGCAGATTCGGACCCCGCCTACGAACAGCGCGAATGCGAAGCCAAGGCCGGCGCCCTCTTCGCCGCCGCCCGCGAAGCAGTCGCACGCGCCAGCGAAGCGGGATTCGGGCAGTAA
- a CDS encoding M17 family metallopeptidase — translation MPDLSTLIQPDRGQPARTIHLIDAKGFDAWLNAQPPRHRTAAQAQKLAPTGYSSAILPGDGPEDWSVVTVVANVERLTPWCLAKLAETLPEGSYRVEGHEPGKALLGWLTAQYKFDRYKKKDDKAQGPRVLLTGDPAKMEEALRLANVTFKLRDRINTGANDMGPADLEAAAADLAKDYGATLTVAKGKEVEKGYGMLWAVGKAAGEGREPRLIELEWGNPEHPRIAIIGKGVCFDTGGLDIKPAAGMRLMKKDMGGAAHALALAELVMQNRLPVRLHMLVPAVENSINGEATRPGDVMISRKGLSVENSNTDAEGRLILGDALTKAAESNPELVFDFATLTGAARVALGADLQALFANDDTLASELLAAAETESDPMWRMPLYDPYKEALKSDVADLVNAAEGPFGGAITAALFLKEFAPDKAQWAHFDIFCWNGSPKPGRPKGAEAVSLRATWKVLKDRYAS, via the coding sequence ATGCCTGACCTCTCCACGCTCATTCAGCCCGATCGCGGTCAGCCCGCGCGCACCATCCACCTGATCGACGCCAAGGGCTTCGACGCCTGGCTAAACGCGCAGCCGCCGCGCCACCGCACCGCCGCGCAGGCGCAGAAGCTCGCGCCCACCGGCTATTCGAGCGCGATCCTTCCTGGCGACGGGCCCGAGGACTGGTCGGTGGTGACCGTCGTCGCCAATGTCGAGCGGCTCACCCCCTGGTGCCTCGCCAAGCTGGCTGAGACGCTGCCCGAGGGCAGCTATCGCGTCGAAGGCCACGAGCCCGGCAAGGCGCTGCTCGGCTGGCTCACTGCGCAATACAAGTTCGATCGCTACAAGAAGAAGGACGACAAGGCCCAGGGCCCGCGCGTCCTGCTCACCGGCGACCCCGCCAAGATGGAAGAGGCACTGCGCCTCGCCAACGTCACCTTCAAGCTGCGCGACCGGATCAATACCGGCGCCAACGACATGGGGCCGGCCGATCTCGAAGCCGCCGCCGCCGATCTCGCCAAGGACTATGGCGCGACGCTCACCGTTGCCAAGGGCAAGGAAGTCGAGAAGGGCTATGGCATGCTCTGGGCTGTCGGCAAGGCTGCCGGCGAAGGCCGCGAGCCGCGGCTGATCGAACTCGAATGGGGCAATCCCGAGCATCCGCGCATCGCGATCATCGGCAAGGGCGTATGCTTCGATACCGGTGGTCTCGATATCAAGCCCGCCGCGGGCATGCGGCTGATGAAGAAGGACATGGGCGGCGCCGCGCACGCCCTCGCCCTCGCCGAGCTCGTCATGCAGAATCGCCTGCCGGTGCGCCTCCACATGCTCGTCCCCGCAGTCGAGAACTCGATCAATGGCGAGGCGACGCGCCCCGGCGACGTGATGATCTCGCGCAAGGGCCTGTCGGTCGAGAACAGTAATACCGACGCCGAGGGCCGTCTGATCCTCGGTGACGCACTCACCAAGGCGGCCGAGAGCAACCCCGAGCTCGTGTTCGACTTCGCGACGCTCACCGGCGCCGCCCGCGTCGCGCTGGGTGCCGACCTCCAGGCGCTGTTCGCCAATGACGACACGCTCGCCTCCGAGCTGCTCGCCGCGGCCGAGACCGAGTCCGATCCGATGTGGCGGATGCCGCTCTACGATCCGTACAAGGAAGCGCTCAAGTCCGACGTCGCCGATCTGGTCAACGCCGCCGAGGGTCCGTTCGGCGGCGCGATCACCGCGGCGTTGTTCCTCAAGGAATTCGCCCCGGACAAGGCGCAATGGGCGCATTTCGACATCTTTTGTTGGAACGGCTCGCCCAAGCCCGGCCGTCCCAAGGGCGCTGAGGCGGTCAGCCTGCGCGCCACCTGGAAGGTGCTGAAGGACCGCTACGCGAGCTGA